The following DNA comes from Henckelia pumila isolate YLH828 unplaced genomic scaffold, ASM3356847v2 CTG_461:::fragment_3, whole genome shotgun sequence.
atatcctcctcggtctcccaagtagcttcctcctccgagtgattcagccactggactctgaccatcggtatgacccgcgtcctaagcctccgctcctctctagccaagatccgcactggtctctcctcgtacacaagatctggtggcaactgtaagggctcgaaatccaacacatgcgacgggttggagacatatctccgaagcatggatacatggaaaacgttgtgcactgccgctagccctggaggtagagctaaacgataggccaacgtgccaactcgctccaagatctcgaatggccctatatatctcggattaagcttgcctctccgtccaaaacgcgctactcccttcataggtgacaccttcaagaatacgtgatcacctactgcgaactccaaatcgcgtcgtctggcatctgcataactcttctgccgactctgcgcagtcctcatcctatctcgaatctgcgtcacgatgtcagctgtctgctgcacaatctctggacccaacaaaatcctctcaccaacctcatcccaatgcaccggagatctgcatcttctcccataaagtgctgcatatggagccatacctatagacgactgaaaactgttgttataggtaaactccactaatggcagtctagtctcccaagagccccgaaaatcaatgacacaagctctcagaagatcctcgagaacctggatcactctctcagactgaccatctgtctggggatgaaatgctgtactgaacagaagcctagtccccatagccgtgtgcagactcttccaaaacgcagatgtgaatctcggatctctgtctgacacaatagacactggtatgccatgcagtctaacaatctctctaatgtaaagctctgcatactgtgtcaaagtatagttagtcctcaccggcaagaaatgagctgacttggtgagtctatccacaatcacccaaatcgctgtgcaacctctggcactcctcggcaagccaaccacaaagtccatcgtaatattctcccatttccattccggaatgggaagaggtctaagaagtcctgctggacgctgatgctctgctttgacttgctgacaagtcaagcactctgacaccactctcccgatgtcactcttcatcccaggccaccaatacaataactgcaagTCTCGGtgcatcttcgtacttccggggtgaatggagtacggagacgcatgagcctctgctagaatctcggctctcaactgatcaacgttcggcacccacatcctcccacggtactgaacgatgccatcctccactgtatacaagagactacctctggcctcatctctctgtctccatcgctgtagctcctcatcagtagactgtccctctctaatccgatctctcaaaacaggctgcaccgtcaacactgacaagctcggtgcatggccgctcggatagcactccaacccaaacctctgaatctcggtctgtagtggtaactgtacagtcaaacatgataccactgacgactttcgactcaaagcatctgccactacattagccttacccggatggtagctaatgtcacagtcatagtccttaacaagctcaagccatctgcgctgcctcatgttcaactccttctgggtgaagaagtacttgaggctcttgtgatcggtgaaaatcttgcacttctcgccgtaaagatagtgcctccagattttcaacgcaaataccactgctgcaagctccaaatcatgcgtcggatagttctgctcatgaatcttcaactgtcgcgacgcatatgcgataactctgccactctgcataagtactgcgcccaaaccaagcttggacgcgtcggtgtacaccactaactcctcatgtggcactgtcatagctaacaccggtgctgaagtaagtgcgtccttcagctgatcaaagctcctctgacaatctggactccaactatacttcgcgttcttcttggtcaaggaagtcaagggtactgcaatagaggaaaaacccttgatgaacttcctatagtatcctgctaaacccaagaagctacgaatctccgaagcattctttggaatcccccaatccctcactgcctgcaccttggactgatctactgcaatcccatccctagaaataatgtggcctagaaacgccacttgctccaaccaaaactcacacttactgaactttgcaaacagtcgatgctctctcaaagtctgcaaggctgtatgcaaatgctgtgtatgctcctcaatgctcctcgagtagatcaatatgtcatcaatgaatacaatgacaaactgatctagatacagctggaagacacgatgcatgagatccataaaaactgctggagcattggtcaatccaaagggcatcaccaagaactcatagtgtccatatcgtgtcctaaaggcagtcttagacacgtcggaatctctgactctcagctgatggtaaccagatcgcagatcgatcttggagaataccgaagctccctgcaactgatcgaataaatcctctatcctcggtagtggatacttattcttcactgtgactctgttgagctctcggtagtcaatgcacaatctcatgctgccgtccttcttcttcacaaacaacactggagctccccatggagaaaagctaggacgaacaaagcccttctccaacagctcctgaatctgctccttcaactctctcatctctgtaggagcaagtcgatatggtgccttagagataggcacagtatccggcaacaactcaatactgaactccacctctctcactggtggaactcctgcaacatcgtcaggaaaaacatctggatagtcacgtaccacctctatgtctgataaagatctgctagaaacatctgaggtagtgaccacactagcaagaaaaccctgacatccatggcgcaacagtttcctcgcacgaacaagtgatatcatctgaggaatactgctagactgagatgcaaagaaagtaaacatctcacctcctgctggcttcactgacactgtcctacatcggaaatcaatcgaagctccattaactgatagccagtccatacccaaaatcaagtcaaacccagtcaatggaagaaccactagatctgctcgaatggagtgtccctgcagctccaattccagatccctgatgacactagtggtagtgataatctgtccggatggcatggtaacatcgtaaccactgtctacaacctccggtgaaatgcctatccgtctgataaaatctcgggagataaacgaatgcgtggctcctgaatctagcaacgcaaacgtagagttgcctccaactagaattctcccggtgatcaaggaggtatctgggtctgcctcctcagcctgcatcacataaactctcccactgacattctgcctctgcgggcagttggcaatctgatgccctggctccttgcaacgatagcagactcctgctcccaatagacactgcccggaatgcatcttctggcacttcggacacactggatatctccctggagtaggggccccgcccctagtctgctgctgtggcttcccctgaggcctctgctgattcgggcccttagatggccctgtagactgcttcttcgcaggtggctgcgaggaaggtcgctgatacccagtctgaacaaactgcctcttaccctgctgttgctccctctggatcgctctccgaccctcctccgAGCGCAAAGCCcggctgactgcagactcatatgtaaaaaCGTCTGCCATGCGTACATCGTGCCTGATCTCTgccttcaggccctcaacaaactgtcgcagcttctcctgcggactctcagcaatcatgggcacgaaacggcagcccctctcaaactggctcacgTAATCCACCACAGATcggtccccctgacggagactcatgaactcacggatcatgcgactgcgcacgtcctcagtaaaatacttggcgtagaagatacgcctaaactcaaCCCACGTCAATGTCGGTAGATGGACCCctctaactgcaccctcccaccatgaggctgcatcgcctcgcatcatatatgtagcacagctcaccctgtcggtgtctgtgatccccatgtagtcaaagatggactcaagtgagcgaatccatccctcagccaccaacggatcggtggtccccaaaaactccttaggccccttcttctggaacctctcggcgacgtcctcctcgtgggacagtctgggacgggcagcctgctgctccagcaaggcagtaatacccgccatcatagtggcactggcctgctccagtgctgtaaTAGGGTGCTgttgaggtggcggtggaggtggaggtcccccacgtcggttcactggtctgggaggcattctgcaccaccacatatttatttacgtaaatcgccttgcataactaagtgtttaaaaattaaggctaacttaaattctagaaatttaaatcatactataatcattaaaacttacagaccggtagcgtggatttctgagctagcatagcagtagtgacccctccaaggaccgtgctctgataccaactgaaacgaccctaactctataataaataaatatgcggaaattttttttttttttttttttttacgactaaataaaatatgtacatatatgcccatacatatatgcacaagataaaatatttaaaataaatacatgactaaataaataaacagttaaatacttaagaaaaatgcattctttaaaataaataaacatctgagtcaaccctagaattaaaaatatactgcataaataaaataattaaattatgtgcatgcactaaaacatttaataaaatattcccataaaactcaaccactaaaaatataataaaatgtatcatgacatcatgcacggtgactcagaaactgtcacggtcacggggctactgcagcacggctcatacatcctcaccaccggtaggagtaacctgttcctctacgtactcacctgcaccatatcagtgtagtgagcctagaggcccaacatgcatactaacaagggtttaaaataatttaaatcaatttactactaatacatacatatacatgaatgagcatgcttaaaaattaataacataaattacataaataaacatacataacatacataatatcatacatacataagttgttgagcatttattttctgaacatcgaatggtcctatccgtaagtgtgacccatacttatagtgcgactgatcagtctaagaaaccatcgtacgaggctggtggcgaaccacccatacataaatggcagaaactgcccatacataaatggcagaaaactgcccataaatggccacactacttcaatttccacctaaaatattttatttgctcaaccatagaaattaaatcatagcataaaaattgatttcatgaatgcatgtacttaaataaattgtgtgtccttcatatatatttaatttagttttcttactaacatataaatattaaaataacttaaatgcataaaaataattaaatatataatcaggacacatgcgattttctcatggatggttctggactgctggccctacactcaagcccattaacttaaatctggcccattaacatacttaagcccaataacttaaactttaagcccaattaattaatctaagcccaattacattaatctaagcccaattacattaattaagcccattaaattaactaagcccattaaaaatacctgaagcccaataacacttaaactggcccattgggcccaaaaacccaaagactggcccattaacttttatgggcccaaaagcccataaaattaatggactaacttaattaaaattttaaaagtttaaataaaattatttgggagtccaaataattttattttaatttaattgactcaataacccattaattcataaaatattttaaaaataaaaagactcgagcccggcccaccaaacccggacccggacccacttaacccgacccactaacctactgacccgacccggacccaagacccggcCCGGAAACAAACTGGAGCCCTAACCCGTCACCCCCTTATCCCCTCTCGGGCGcagccgtgagcagcaggccctcacggcctgctgcagcccagctccgaCCACCGTGGtcggagccccgccggcaggaccttcccagggtcctgccggttcgaaccagcCCATGGTTCGAACCCCATGCTCCCTAAACACAGAGCACATCGCAGCCTTCCTCCAAACCCTAAACTGTGCAGAAACTGGCAGCCATGGCTCAGCTCGAACCAGACCCTTCCTAGCCCATTCCCGTCCATGTTGGACCCTActactcgaccctagggaccccaaggaacccttctaaccatggaccagcagcccacctagccatggacatgaaaaacgtgagcatgaacacaaaaacATCAACCGAGCGCATAAGGAAGGAAATTTGAAAACTTTGCTGTCAAAAATCTGATATACTCGATgctacacacccacacacatacatacactgatatagggttgaaaagagaagaaaatcatgccttaacACCGTAGATATGGATTTAACACGCGTAGGACGGagttcgggacgacgggacgactttggcttgcttggaaccttcaAAAACTCGACTATGGTATAGATGGAGGCTGCTGGAACGTTGGAGGGGATGATGAGCAATAGAGGTGGCGGCTAGGCGTGTGTTCGGTAGGGTGAGAGATGAgtgttgggtagattaggttagatTTTTGGTTTAATTAGAATATAGATTAGTAAAaggttttataaatataaaatatacaatttTAAACTTTTCTAATAAAGTAAATAATCTGATGAGTTATAAAAATTTCGAAATTAAacttaagggaattttaaagataaaaaaaatcattaaaatggcttaatttggataaaaatggactcctaaaattatataaaattaaatacttaaaattttgagataataaaactcaaaataatattttagggctctaaaaaggttcataaaataatttggctagaaagttgtcatctcgtccgtccacggtcccgtctacgcgattaaataataaaaatactaaaaatcataaaaatcactaattatgggttaaatgcttaaaaataaattaaatcatgcataaataattcacataattatttaacccataaatcataaatttaaataattaaatatcctaattatgcaggcggatttatgtaattaaaaataccgggtgttacaaaatTATTAATAACTTGATAGATAAGTAGTGGATAaaagaaaattatatttatatttgatagTGAACATTATGTTTGGTATGTGGTATATTGGtgggattgataaatattcatTTTATCTTGTGACCAAAATACCCTCATTAATTACCTCAAATTTCTCAACCATTAACTTTCTTTCcctagttattattatttaggTTTGGGGTTATTTTGGTAAATGCATGTAATAATCCAGTGGGACAATTTCAATTCTTGGAATCAAGCTTGTACAGTAAATTTTGGCATTAGGATGGATTTTATGAGaccaaataatttttctaaggATCATACTTCGTAAACTAAACTTATAAtgagtaaaatattttttttaatgaaaccAAATAATtgcatatatttaattatagaGTGAGGTCCACTAATAAATCAATGACCAAATGAATTAATAAACGTCCACCCCTACGCAACATAGACGCCAAAAATGAGAGTAACCAAAAATACAATTTCCGCAAAACTATATTAATGACTTAAAttccatttaattaattttcattggaTGGAGGAcaacaaataatatttatcatgGAAGTTGGATCCCATTCACTCCTTTTTCAAAATCAGATACAaaaaatattcatcaatcatCAACCAAAACTCTTTAATTAGTTCGATTTCAAGACTCATGTGAACTCTTTTTATGCTCCCGAAACTTCATTTCATTTCTCCATCGCTACATTTTTATTGGCTGAATTCATATCTAAGCTTTCTCGTGATGGCTTTTCGTTTTCCATCGCAAATTCGCAACCATAACAAAAAGAAAACTAAAGGAGTGGCTTAATTTACTCAAACAagaatttttattatgtatatattgaGCATTTATTGCAAGCGTCTATGTGAGCAATAACTCAAATGACATTCACCTATTAGATGCATAAGACACCACCTTAATAGTGCATAAATACCCACAATGAGtgtttattatataaaaactatgtatacacacacatatatgttACGTCTCGAGTGGCCAAGacccattttttttatttttaaaattttagaaaatgctataacatataaatatatatatatatagagtttttttatggtgcccaacgtTATATGTCCAGTTCATGCCcgccatgtacaagtcaactcatctattgtaccggtcaactcatctattgtataTGGTAGGCATGAAGtaggcatatagtgttgggcaccataaaagaacttttatatatatatataacaattctAGCATtttgtaaaaattatttttaaaaaataatttaaaaattgggTCTTGGCCCTCTCGAGACGTAACACAtatacacaatatatatatagggcCAAGAcccaatttttaaattattttttaaaaataatttttacaatATGCTAGAATTGTTTAAATTGCAATACTATGTGTAGCACGCTGAGAAATGGGATTTGTGTAAAGAACAAATAGGGGCTTATATTCTTATcacattttcaaataaaatataagaaCCATTtctaagttaaaaaaaaaaaacaaagaaaaaaataaaaattttcggCCCTCAGTTGCCCATAATATATGTTTAAAATGAAAGGCAGAAATATACAATAAAAAAGAATTTTGCAAAAGTGAATTTCCATGACGAAGTTGTAGTTATCAATAATTAATGGGCAAGTGTAGGGTGAAATTTCTTTGAGTCTCAACCACGCATCACAATAGTGATCATATACTCCACAAACACAAAGCCACTAATACTGTCCACACAGTATTTATTtgtattaattcaaatattttgtctTCTCAGTTAATTAAATTCGGGAATTCCGTATTTAttaataaatacttaaaaaactCTTTGTGAGGTGATCTCACGGATATATATTCATGAGATGGatgaattcaattcatgcgattaaaaacaatatttttgaattgaaaaataatatttttcatgagtcGGATTATAATAAAGATTCGTCTCAGAAAATTCACACGATCTCACTAGAGTTTATATGATAAATTAATATGCTTATATTTTTAACACTTTTAAGTGCATTTGATCATTTATTTAAATGAGATATTAGAGTGTTTGGTTGCCCACCAAATATCTAACAAGGATtcctctataaatagaaggtgtAGGATACATTATCCCTACCCTTTATGTTGTGCACTTATTAACTCTTTATCATTTTATCCACACTAGCTAGCACAATGGCCCCTAACATGGAGATCACATACGCAAAAAAGCCCTCAAAACCCTCCATCGAAACCCTATCCCGGACGATGTCCGATATCTCTTTCGAATTTACAAACCAAGGACCTCCGGAATACAAAAGCATCAAGGACAACTTAACTCCGGTATCCGAGGTGCAGGATGCAAAATGCGAGTGCTGCGGCATGTCCGAGGAGTGTACGCCCAAGTACGTGAAAAGGGTTCGTGAGAAGTTCTTCGGGCGCATGGTTTGTGGGATATGCTCCGAGGCTGTGAATGAAGAGATGGAAAAAAATGGCGGGAAGAGGGAGGAGGCGTTACGCGCACATTTCACCACATGTTCGAGCTTCAATAGGTTCGGTAGGGCGTATCCGGTCCTTTGTCAAGCAGAGGCCATGAGACAGATCTTGAGGAAGAATAGGGCCAAGTCACTTAGCCCTAGGGATCATAAGAATGGTGCTACAACGAACAAAGGCGGGATCACCAGAAGTTCAAGTTGTATTCCGACTATTACAAAGGATATGAACTAATAAAACAATATGGTCAAGTTATTTATATATAGGATCATCTACAAGGGTattgttttattatgttttttttttagtggAGTATAATAATGTACGTGGAAGAACAATTTACGTTCTTATGAACAAATTATTGCTGCATGAAATAATATCAGTTTTAATAATCAATGATGATATAATTACGATGAATCGATCATAATTTATCACAAAGTACAGTTTCTTGTTTTGGGGAACCAAAACATTTCAAACGCTGTAGCTGTGCACCATCAAAGCAGCCGTTGCTTCCCGGTGACAGAATCAACAGCTGATTTACTCCCTGCACAGTACAAAGGCATGATCGAAGTTACAAGAGGTGACGCGATTATAGCAGGGAACTTACACCACAATCTCGAAGGTTAGTCTTGTTACATAAACACTCTCTGGGTTACAGCGGGATTTTTTAAGTTCATATAACATGATCATGTCAGGAAAACTGTCAAAAACATTTCTTCAAGAAACATGTCCTTGTACTTTCTACATGCTTAAATAGTTTGTGTATCATATACACACCAATATTCATGAATGAATGGGAGCAACAATTATATGGATATTGTTTTACATTGATGGTTCAAAGAAATGCTTGTGTTTTTATTCAGGAAAACGTATCTTGACAATTTCCAAAGGAAATGATTTTTGGGAAATGAATGGATGATATACCTTTGCCAAATCTGTGTGAAAAATTAAACATATCTTGATTTCAACAACCACACAAAGATAAATTTCCGAAGACATGAAAAAAGAACATTTTATGATGATAAAAGATTGGATGAGACAAGAACCTGGTCCAATAGCAAGAACAGTATTTGACCCAGCTGAAACCTGCATATATTAAGCCAAAGATCCTAATAAGAACATCATCACAATATTGATTATACGATTGCAGAGTGCAATTGCTGAACTTTCGGATAGGGAAATACAGTGAACTGAGAAAGCAACACGATACAAGATTTACATAGTTCGACCATGAAAACTAATGTCCATAACACAATATTCCATGAATGAAACTCTATTGATTTATTTTAGTTTAGAAAACAATTCGACACATCTTCAATGTATTCATTGACTCTAattgcaataatttgaaaaggGTAAGAACAATGGATTACTTGGGTACGTCCTGCATCAGCAACTACGAAAGTTGGAAGGCGAATGCTCTCAGCTGCATCCCTCAGCTTATTCCTGATTACAATAAATCACAATATAGTAGATATTAAGCAAGTCAAAGGAGAAACTCGGTTTTGTGGAGGGAACAAAAATTTGATGAttacatatttaaaaatttatgacTTGCTTACATTTCTTGCTGATTCTTGCATGTAACGACAATTTTGGCCTGCCCACAAAGTTCCCATTGCCTTAAAAGAGATCGATGGCTGCATCAGGAAGTATTTACACTCAGAGCATAAGAAAACAAGGCAAAGAAAATGAGAGATGAGAGATGAGCTCATTGTATCAAATAGCTCTCTGGTCATTTGTTAAGGCAGTCAAATCTCAATTCAGTTATCAATTTTCCCAGTACCAAATTAACACACTAACGTAAGATGAGCGACtccgagcgactatgctcactgCATCCATAAGTTATGTCTTCGTTCAGAGTTCCGCTACAATGTTACATATAAAAActcataactcaaataaaatggACGTCAAATTTTTTTGTATTGTCCTAAAAGCGTAAGTTTCCAACCCATATAAATCAAGCCATTCCCATCATCACTGCCTGGTCGAAGTGATGAGAACCCAGGCGATAGTGGCATGCACTCTACACTCTACAGCAGAAAACATCCACTTTCacgtgaaaattttgaatttttattttaacctCTCTTAGAGTCAAACTATCCcccctcaaaaaaaaaaaaaaattctcccctctacataaaaaaattacagAACAATTACATTAGAACTGACAAATTGTGCCTCTTCCTGAGCATATTATTCCATGGTACAGCAGATAAATGTGGACAACATGCAGAATTTTCAGCTATAACACAGTAATTAGGCCAAAAAAAAAGAGTAACCTTTCCATAAGTTCTGAATAAATCCCGGTAGCCGCATCTGGATAGTAAAGCAACCGCAAGGATAAATAaatgtaattaaaaaaaaaggataAATAAATGCAAAAGTCATGGTTAAAAGAATTGAAGTTCGAAAATAAATTGACATCAAATCAGCTTACGAGCACATTGGGATGCGATCTTTCCAGCTCCCATTTTCAGGTCTTGCCTAACCACTAAAACCTGTCAATAAATTCACAGTTCAAAACACTTAGCTGTTGCACTCGCTGATAGGatgaaattaaaatcaacaaaCAGATTTTGTTAATCTTCAAACAACCAAATTATAACCCACTAATACACAGATTTAACAGTTTCAGTTCCTCTTACCAAAAACCAAAACTTGCCACTTTGAATCATACAACAAAgcagagaaaaaggaaacagacaaataACATCGCAAAGCAACATAATTTATCAGTAGCTTGACCCAATGGCCAAATGCACCATGAACAACCTGAACATTTACTCAAATAAATCCAATCTTTAAATGGCTTTCATCTACAGCAGTCTTTCCAACACCTCCCATTGCAGAACAACACaaagaatcaattcttgcacATAAAACACAAAAGACATGGCAGCTATAAAGTATTACAATTCACAACCACATGAAACTGCTTTCGTCCCCGGATTTTGACAAAATTCACAAATTCTGCAAAAATATGGAGCTTCATAACATCATAAACAATCCCACAATATCATGAAACTGAAAAGTGCAAGATTGGACAAAAGGAAAAACTCCCAGACCATTTTTAACTCTTCATCATTATTGCAAGATAAAAGGATCGATTGGTGACGTTTCTTGCCGCCAATTTTCTGGGAACTCGAAATTTTCACGGGCTTTGCTAAGTCCAAGAAAAACCCGACAACGAACCCGATTACGAGACCCGGAATGAAGTTCTCCGGCTTGAAGCTAACTCCTAGCCATTCTTTGTTCTGCTTCTGCTGCTATCATTTTAAGTTTGCCAAAGAAAAAACGAAATTTCATTGCAACTAATCAAACTCGGAAAATGAAAATTGTCAATTATAATCACCAAAAATAAAGGCAAGATACCTTctttg
Coding sequences within:
- the LOC140871930 gene encoding uncharacterized protein encodes the protein MAPNMEITYAKKPSKPSIETLSRTMSDISFEFTNQGPPEYKSIKDNLTPVSEVQDAKCECCGMSEECTPKYVKRVREKFFGRMVCGICSEAVNEEMEKNGGKREEALRAHFTTCSSFNRFGRAYPVLCQAEAMRQILRKNRAKSLSPRDHKNGATTNKGGITRSSSCIPTITKDMN
- the LOC140872103 gene encoding uncharacterized protein isoform X2, with product MLGSYRNNSQISKKQKQNKEWLGVSFKPENFIPGLVIGFVVGFFLDLAKPVKISSSQKIGGKKRHQSILLSCNNDEELKMVLVVRQDLKMGAGKIASQCAHAATGIYSELMESHRSLLRQWELCGQAKIVVTCKNQQEMNKLRDAAESIRLPTFVVADAGRTQVSAGSNTVLAIGPGSKSAVDSVTGKQRLL
- the LOC140872103 gene encoding uncharacterized protein isoform X1, with translation MLGSYRNNSQISKKQQKQNKEWLGVSFKPENFIPGLVIGFVVGFFLDLAKPVKISSSQKIGGKKRHQSILLSCNNDEELKMVLVVRQDLKMGAGKIASQCAHAATGIYSELMESHRSLLRQWELCGQAKIVVTCKNQQEMNKLRDAAESIRLPTFVVADAGRTQVSAGSNTVLAIGPGSKSAVDSVTGKQRLL